One window from the genome of Ammoniphilus sp. CFH 90114 encodes:
- a CDS encoding efflux RND transporter permease subunit, with product MLMWMFKRSKVVIITIILLTLIGVLTFIQLPKRDVPEVMPNVATIKTVFPGASPEEVERNITNPLEEKLLELDGLKKASSVSADGFSNIVLEFENDFKKDTVFSDIRQKVSNVALQFPDQVRSPEINTDIRPSAVASYHIVGLDRTMLTSLREDLKVWEEELVKLPKVAKIQWKGLPEEEITIRLDPLELKEHGLFPFQVIQAIQAEFSPQSIGRQDREGTSYLVKMRNYTQLAEFSSVMIGKGRYGESIYLRDVGTVALSPKETTDLITHKGKPTLSFTIFAEKGADIPSLQRSIEAKMTRLTEGLPEGIEVVPFYLQSVYVEQTFKNLAISFIMAIIAVASIMLLGLSISASLLVTLAIPMSILVGLVPLPYTGVDLNQISIIGMIIAIGILVDDAIVVNENIHRRYALGDSALEGAVNGINEVKISIFTSSIMIIFSFFPLTFLSGTGGSFIRALPTVLIFTIIGSTFVALTFVPIMTYWRRSRKEGKGVTSKRLGLLYKMFTKLETYYADKVLAQIIKRPFTISFLGLFLCIMLTGLAAKIPFEFFPPADREEVTIQVTLPNGTKLVDTYSQLESIERQLLQDPAIKETAVFAGTGLPGLFNSTLANPGLNTGQILVRVDLEQTSTTAMMARWEMVLRENYPSADIMLETIESGPPVGAPVAIQIVGPGLEELIDLAEILKLKLAAIEETKLVTVDIGTPQPVIEYIPDRAKLDYFGFTTQEISEQVRLASTGIQLGIFDDGVERRDLKVFLDTQGGEGEVDLSKIELRPKDYQQVYPTVSVHSLVTENITEQIQRIPHQDGKRTITVRAYPVEGKKKEFEQSALVITNQMKESLRGDYTLNVGGETSERTDFFIEVTKLFVIVLFLIYLVIVIQFNSLSMPVLILSSVYLAVTGAIIGLFITQTPLSFLAVLGIVSLSGIAVRNSIILIEFIEQRREVGEDIEEAIKDSGRARIRPIILTSLTSIAALLPIVFSGDVLFKPLAISIVSGLLFSTVLTLILTPTFYLSLSRIRNKG from the coding sequence ATGTTGATGTGGATGTTTAAACGTTCCAAAGTTGTAATCATTACTATTATATTATTGACTCTAATTGGAGTGTTAACCTTTATTCAGCTTCCTAAAAGAGACGTTCCAGAAGTGATGCCTAATGTCGCGACGATAAAAACTGTATTTCCGGGTGCATCACCTGAAGAAGTGGAAAGAAATATTACGAATCCACTCGAAGAAAAGTTGCTAGAATTGGATGGACTTAAAAAAGCATCTTCCGTTTCTGCTGACGGCTTCTCAAATATTGTTTTGGAGTTTGAAAATGATTTTAAGAAAGACACCGTTTTTTCGGATATAAGGCAGAAAGTTTCCAATGTTGCCCTTCAATTTCCTGATCAAGTCAGGAGTCCAGAGATTAATACGGATATCCGACCCTCTGCCGTCGCGTCTTATCATATTGTGGGCCTAGATAGGACCATGTTGACATCATTAAGAGAGGATCTTAAGGTTTGGGAAGAAGAACTTGTTAAGTTACCGAAGGTTGCCAAGATTCAATGGAAGGGCTTGCCTGAAGAAGAGATCACGATCCGCCTCGATCCGTTAGAACTTAAAGAACATGGTCTATTCCCATTCCAAGTCATTCAAGCCATTCAAGCAGAATTTTCGCCCCAATCAATTGGTAGGCAAGACAGAGAAGGAACCTCTTATCTTGTGAAAATGAGAAATTACACCCAGCTCGCTGAATTCAGCAGTGTCATGATTGGAAAAGGTCGCTATGGTGAATCTATCTACTTGCGTGATGTAGGAACCGTAGCGCTCAGTCCAAAGGAAACAACTGACTTGATTACGCATAAAGGAAAACCAACGCTGTCCTTTACCATTTTTGCGGAAAAAGGGGCAGATATTCCATCTCTCCAAAGAAGTATTGAAGCTAAAATGACTAGATTGACAGAGGGTTTGCCAGAGGGGATAGAGGTTGTCCCTTTTTACCTGCAAAGTGTGTATGTTGAACAAACATTTAAGAATCTAGCCATTTCTTTTATTATGGCTATTATTGCTGTAGCATCGATTATGCTTCTAGGGCTTTCTATTTCAGCTTCGTTACTTGTAACCCTAGCCATCCCTATGTCCATCTTAGTGGGGCTAGTTCCGCTCCCCTACACTGGGGTTGATCTCAATCAAATCTCTATAATTGGGATGATCATTGCAATAGGCATACTTGTTGATGATGCGATTGTGGTTAATGAGAACATTCATAGACGGTATGCACTTGGTGATAGCGCACTAGAGGGAGCAGTAAATGGGATAAATGAAGTGAAAATATCTATATTTACCTCTTCCATCATGATCATATTTAGTTTCTTTCCTTTAACCTTTTTATCCGGAACAGGAGGCAGTTTTATCCGAGCGCTTCCTACGGTACTCATCTTTACTATTATTGGTTCAACTTTTGTTGCCCTAACTTTTGTACCGATTATGACGTATTGGCGAAGAAGCAGGAAGGAAGGAAAAGGAGTCACATCGAAGAGATTAGGTCTTCTTTACAAAATGTTTACAAAATTAGAGACGTATTATGCAGATAAAGTATTAGCCCAGATCATCAAGAGGCCTTTTACAATCAGTTTTTTAGGATTGTTTTTATGTATTATGTTAACAGGACTTGCTGCTAAGATTCCTTTTGAATTTTTTCCTCCTGCTGATCGAGAAGAGGTTACGATTCAGGTTACCTTGCCTAATGGAACCAAGTTAGTAGACACATATAGTCAACTAGAATCGATTGAACGACAATTACTTCAAGATCCTGCCATTAAAGAAACAGCTGTTTTTGCAGGGACAGGTTTGCCTGGATTGTTTAATTCAACCCTAGCCAATCCTGGCTTGAATACAGGGCAGATCTTAGTGCGTGTGGACCTGGAACAGACTTCAACTACAGCCATGATGGCTCGATGGGAAATGGTATTACGAGAGAATTATCCTTCTGCCGACATTATGCTAGAGACTATTGAATCAGGTCCACCTGTAGGTGCACCCGTGGCTATCCAGATTGTTGGTCCTGGTCTTGAAGAGCTCATTGATCTAGCCGAGATATTAAAGCTTAAATTAGCTGCGATTGAGGAAACTAAATTAGTTACAGTGGATATTGGGACTCCACAGCCCGTTATTGAATATATTCCGGATCGAGCAAAATTGGATTACTTTGGATTCACAACACAAGAAATAAGTGAACAAGTCAGACTTGCAAGCACTGGTATTCAACTTGGTATTTTTGATGATGGTGTAGAACGTCGTGACTTAAAAGTGTTCTTAGATACGCAAGGCGGAGAGGGAGAGGTTGATCTCTCTAAAATTGAATTGCGGCCTAAGGATTATCAACAGGTTTATCCAACCGTATCCGTTCATTCTCTCGTAACTGAAAATATTACAGAACAGATACAACGAATTCCCCATCAGGATGGGAAAAGAACCATCACCGTTCGGGCGTATCCTGTGGAGGGTAAAAAGAAAGAATTCGAACAGAGTGCCCTTGTCATTACTAATCAGATGAAAGAGTCACTTAGAGGAGACTATACACTCAATGTAGGTGGAGAAACTTCGGAGCGAACCGATTTTTTTATTGAAGTGACGAAACTATTCGTCATTGTTCTCTTTCTTATATATCTCGTAATTGTCATTCAGTTTAATTCTTTATCGATGCCAGTACTTATTTTGAGTTCCGTCTACTTGGCAGTCACGGGAGCGATAATTGGTTTATTCATCACCCAAACCCCTCTAAGTTTTTTAGCTGTTCTAGGAATAGTCTCCTTATCAGGAATAGCGGTAAGGAATTCAATTATCCTTATCGAGTTTATTGAACAGAGGAGAGAAGTGGGGGAAGATATTGAGGAAGCTATTAAAGATTCTGGCAGAGCTAGAATTCGTCCGATCATATTGACTTCCCTGACGTCAATAGCAGCACTTCTGCCGATTGTTTTTAGCGGAGATGTATTGTTTAAGCCTTTAGCCATATCGATTGTTTCAGGATTATTGTTTTCTACGGTATTAACGCTTATTTTAACGCCAACCTTTTATTTATCCCTTTCTAGAATACGTAATAAGGGATAA
- a CDS encoding protein-glutamate O-methyltransferase CheR: protein MEEHSNLCSDLEKLEIELLLEGIYRHYGFDFRNYAFSSIRRRIWHRIQAEKLSTVTSLLDKVLHDKKIMDKLFADFSINVTEMFRDPSFFHAFRTKVVPLLQDLPSIRIWHAGCSTGEEVYSMAILLHEEGLYHKTRIYGTDINDKVLQQAKTGQIPIHRMQSYTSNYVLSGGTKSFSEYYTAQREYVRFHPFLGENLVFAQHNLVTDGSFNEFHVIICRNVMIYFNRDLQERVQQLIYESLGVSGILGLGSREGLSFTPYAHCYEEMDSLEKIYRKIK, encoded by the coding sequence TTGGAAGAACATTCAAATCTATGTAGTGATTTAGAAAAATTAGAAATAGAATTACTATTGGAAGGTATTTATCGTCATTATGGCTTTGATTTTAGAAATTATGCCTTTTCCTCCATTCGCAGAAGAATTTGGCACCGAATTCAAGCCGAGAAATTGAGTACGGTGACTTCATTGTTAGACAAGGTTTTACATGATAAGAAGATTATGGATAAGCTGTTTGCTGATTTTTCAATTAATGTCACGGAGATGTTCAGGGATCCTTCTTTTTTTCATGCTTTCCGCACTAAGGTAGTGCCGTTGCTTCAGGATCTGCCATCGATACGGATTTGGCATGCAGGGTGTTCCACCGGGGAAGAGGTCTACTCTATGGCTATTTTGTTGCATGAGGAAGGATTATATCATAAGACACGCATCTATGGAACAGATATTAATGATAAAGTGTTACAACAGGCGAAGACAGGTCAAATCCCCATCCATCGCATGCAAAGCTATACAAGCAATTATGTTTTGTCAGGGGGAACAAAATCATTTTCAGAATACTATACGGCTCAAAGAGAATACGTTCGATTTCATCCGTTCCTAGGAGAAAATTTAGTATTTGCTCAACATAATCTAGTAACAGACGGCTCCTTTAACGAGTTTCACGTGATTATTTGCCGGAATGTGATGATCTATTTTAACCGCGATCTGCAGGAACGTGTTCAACAATTAATTTATGAAAGCTTAGGCGTAAGCGGGATTCTTGGCTTAGGCAGTCGTGAAGGGCTCTCTTTTACCCCTTATGCTCATTGTTATGAAGAGATGGATAGTCTAGAGAAGATCTATCGGAAAATCAAATAA
- a CDS encoding PAS domain S-box protein, giving the protein MDNQAVNILMVDDRQENLIALEAVLHSPHYNLIRAYSGEEALKWVLRLDFAAILLDVQMPGLDGFETAKLIRARGKSRDIPILFITALSQTHDHVMHGYSVGAIDYIFKPFHPLVLKSKVAEFVKIYQNQQQIQMQKELLKKRAEELEVAYSQLRRSEALARAIGESSIDTLITMDASGEIYTVNPGVRNMFGYVEEEISNQNIAKLLPIFQTDEISNFPKSMIIEVEARRKDGSLFPAEVQVSQVTVEEEVIFVCSIRDITERKIQYHLLECLVEERTQELKQSEDKYRQLVEESPEIIIVRKLHSDICSFINKTGLNLLGAERMDQIIGKSVFDWIHPEDHTYASTMMEDLRLGKEIDVVEERWVRLDGTVIDVELKTIPTEYQGEPAIYVFARDITEWKKSQEILQQSEKLSVVGELAAGIAHEIRNPLTSLRGFVQLLDLEGGFGKEYGHIMLSEIDRINMIVSELLLLAKPKKMDFQEHELKLMLDSIITLLNAQANLHGVEIVAYYSDTTTHYPVVCEENKLKQVFINILKNAIEAMPDGGQVRVEVDRLENDVSIAFIDQGNGIPSEQLSLIGQPFYTTKDKGTGLGLMVSHSIIQNHQGKLKISSEVGKGTLVEVVLPTTKVEKVGK; this is encoded by the coding sequence ATGGACAATCAAGCAGTAAATATATTAATGGTGGATGACAGACAAGAGAATTTGATTGCACTTGAGGCAGTACTCCATTCTCCCCATTATAATTTAATAAGAGCTTATTCTGGTGAGGAAGCATTAAAGTGGGTTCTTCGACTGGACTTCGCTGCCATTTTATTGGATGTTCAAATGCCAGGTTTAGATGGTTTTGAAACTGCAAAGTTGATTCGAGCAAGAGGGAAGTCTAGAGATATTCCGATATTGTTCATTACGGCATTAAGCCAAACACATGATCATGTCATGCATGGTTACTCAGTTGGTGCTATCGATTATATTTTCAAGCCCTTTCACCCCTTAGTACTAAAGAGTAAAGTAGCCGAGTTCGTTAAAATTTATCAAAACCAGCAACAGATCCAAATGCAAAAAGAGCTATTAAAGAAACGAGCGGAAGAACTAGAAGTTGCATACTCTCAGCTTAGAAGAAGTGAAGCGTTAGCTCGTGCTATAGGAGAATCATCTATTGATACGTTAATAACTATGGATGCATCTGGTGAAATATATACCGTAAATCCTGGTGTTAGGAATATGTTTGGATACGTAGAGGAAGAAATATCCAATCAGAACATTGCTAAGCTTCTCCCCATTTTCCAGACTGATGAAATATCAAACTTTCCGAAGTCTATGATTATTGAAGTGGAGGCAAGACGCAAGGACGGAAGTCTATTTCCTGCAGAAGTGCAAGTAAGTCAAGTAACCGTAGAGGAAGAGGTTATCTTTGTCTGCTCGATTCGGGATATCACAGAACGGAAAATTCAGTATCACCTATTAGAGTGTCTTGTCGAAGAGAGAACACAGGAATTAAAACAGAGTGAAGATAAATACCGCCAACTAGTAGAAGAATCACCTGAGATTATCATTGTACGTAAGTTGCATAGTGATATCTGCTCTTTTATTAATAAAACTGGACTTAATCTACTCGGAGCTGAAAGGATGGATCAGATCATAGGAAAGAGCGTTTTCGACTGGATCCACCCTGAGGATCATACATATGCTTCCACAATGATGGAAGATCTAAGACTAGGTAAGGAAATAGACGTTGTCGAGGAAAGATGGGTCAGATTAGATGGAACAGTTATTGATGTGGAACTAAAGACGATCCCAACGGAGTACCAAGGGGAGCCAGCGATCTATGTTTTTGCTCGCGATATAACAGAGTGGAAGAAGAGTCAGGAAATTTTGCAACAGTCTGAGAAACTTAGCGTTGTGGGAGAATTAGCCGCGGGTATTGCTCATGAAATTCGGAATCCGCTTACAAGTCTTAGAGGATTTGTTCAATTGCTTGATTTAGAAGGAGGGTTTGGAAAAGAATATGGTCATATTATGCTTTCGGAAATAGATCGAATTAATATGATTGTGAGTGAACTTTTACTTCTTGCAAAGCCTAAGAAAATGGATTTTCAGGAGCATGAACTAAAGCTTATGCTAGATAGCATTATTACGCTTCTTAATGCTCAGGCCAATCTCCATGGAGTGGAAATTGTCGCTTATTACTCGGATACAACAACTCATTATCCTGTCGTCTGTGAAGAAAACAAGTTAAAGCAAGTGTTCATCAATATTCTTAAGAATGCCATTGAGGCGATGCCAGACGGTGGACAAGTGAGGGTAGAAGTTGATAGGTTAGAAAATGACGTTTCCATTGCCTTTATTGATCAAGGTAACGGCATACCAAGTGAACAATTGTCCTTGATCGGTCAACCTTTTTATACGACAAAGGATAAAGGAACCGGACTTGGGCTCATGGTCAGTCATAGCATTATTCAAAACCACCAAGGCAAGTTAAAGATTTCAAGTGAAGTGGGAAAGGGAACCCTTGTTGAGGTGGTTTTGCCAACTACTAAGGTTGAAAAGGTTGGAAAATAA
- a CDS encoding MATE family efflux transporter, producing MKKTDSWKQKLNQFSVILFPILITQLALFSMTFFDIVMSGHAGPEDLAGVAIGSSLWAPISTGLCGILLALTPIVAQLLGAEKKNEVPFQVIQGIYLSIAISVVVIVAGAMFLDPILSAMQLEDTVRTIAREYLIGLSFGIIPIFVYTVLRCFIDALGQTRVTMMITLMSLPINIFFNYVLIFGKLGFPRLGGVGAGYASSITYWVILVIAFVYINRVSPFNTFGVFKNWVGISFRTWKEQLTIGIPIGFAIFFEVSIFAAVTLLMSEFNTATIAAHQAAINFASFVYMVPMSISMALTIAVGYEVGGGRYKDANQYCFLGVGLSVLMAVGCAIGLYVFNNEVARLYTTDALVLELTKKFLIYAIYFQLSDAIAAPIQGALRGYKDVNVTLLMAFISYWILGLPIGYLLVRVTDLGAYGYWVGLISGLAFGAIFLSWRLLRIQKQKKAMLEDIPLAH from the coding sequence ATGAAGAAAACGGACTCTTGGAAGCAAAAGTTAAATCAGTTTAGTGTAATACTTTTCCCTATTCTGATTACACAACTCGCTCTTTTTTCTATGACTTTCTTTGATATTGTGATGTCAGGCCATGCTGGTCCAGAGGACTTAGCTGGAGTCGCGATTGGCTCGAGTCTGTGGGCGCCAATATCTACGGGGTTATGTGGGATTCTCCTTGCACTAACCCCTATCGTAGCTCAATTACTTGGTGCGGAGAAAAAAAATGAGGTACCTTTCCAAGTCATACAAGGAATCTATCTATCTATAGCGATCTCAGTGGTAGTTATTGTGGCTGGAGCCATGTTCCTGGATCCGATATTAAGTGCTATGCAGCTAGAGGATACGGTGCGTACGATTGCAAGGGAATATTTAATTGGTCTATCATTTGGTATTATCCCTATTTTTGTCTATACTGTTCTTCGATGTTTTATTGATGCTCTTGGGCAAACACGGGTAACGATGATGATCACGCTGATGTCTTTACCTATTAATATCTTTTTTAATTATGTTCTTATTTTTGGGAAGCTTGGTTTTCCTAGGTTAGGGGGTGTTGGAGCTGGATATGCTTCCTCCATTACCTATTGGGTCATCCTCGTGATTGCCTTTGTTTATATTAACCGGGTTAGTCCATTTAACACCTTTGGGGTGTTTAAGAATTGGGTCGGGATTTCTTTTAGAACCTGGAAAGAACAACTAACAATAGGAATACCTATTGGCTTTGCTATTTTCTTTGAAGTCAGTATTTTTGCTGCAGTTACTTTACTTATGAGTGAGTTTAATACAGCAACGATCGCTGCCCATCAAGCGGCTATTAATTTTGCTTCATTTGTTTATATGGTTCCTATGAGCATTTCGATGGCTCTAACAATAGCTGTAGGCTATGAAGTGGGTGGGGGCAGGTATAAGGATGCTAACCAGTACTGTTTCCTTGGGGTTGGACTTTCGGTCTTGATGGCGGTAGGATGTGCTATCGGGCTTTATGTATTCAACAATGAAGTAGCAAGACTCTATACGACCGACGCACTGGTTCTTGAATTAACGAAAAAATTCTTAATCTATGCGATCTATTTTCAGTTATCCGATGCCATTGCTGCACCGATACAAGGAGCATTAAGAGGATACAAGGACGTGAATGTGACTTTATTAATGGCCTTTATCTCTTACTGGATTCTTGGGCTGCCAATTGGCTATCTTTTAGTTAGAGTTACTGATCTTGGAGCATATGGATATTGGGTTGGTCTGATATCGGGGTTAGCTTTTGGGGCGATTTTCTTGTCCTGGAGATTACTACGTATTCAAAAGCAAAAGAAAGCGATGCTAGAAGATATTCCATTAGCACACTAA
- a CDS encoding response regulator has protein sequence MNLKIRLFMGFGFIIMLMILLLVSIVSMMNNQNRSMNKLVTDRYEKIQLANQIRFEVGQIGREINGVTFSAGEHFNNENIEAIQVSHRMVTDTLQKLSNIINLQQGKELLGNLNKDYQIYNTAVQQIIMLDLALQNEEAIEKQALLETHRQSLVSSIEALIDFQEGVMEETLVTSMQTYERAMNMVVIASVFVILFGIGMSIWVVHTVTNRLARVKNVMRSVVYGAEQLPRAEVVSKDEIGEIAIAFNEMAAALEEHERLERTYKESIQEQGWLKSKLAELSMLAQGLNDLKALGSQYISAMTPILGASYGVIYLRDRRGNQLTKLATYAGRGKQGESLGLTSIGIGEGLVDQSALENKTILLERVPEDYIQVSSGLGASAPASVVIAPIAFEGEVLGVLELASFEEFSPLHQALLEQATTHLGVTFDRIAKHMQVQELLKEAQTLNEELQSQSEELQLQQEELRTMNEELEAQYKNSEEKTNELEEIQIALEEKARQVVLSSKYKSEFLANMSHELRTPLNSLLILAHMLLENKENNLTVKQLEYAGTIYSSGNDLLQLINDILDLSKIESGKMDIHQGEVDLGEVLRFAERQFLPIARQKGIEYSIKMEQEVPNIIHTDEQRVCQILKNLLSNAFKFTEQGSVTLWVRSEAKSGRDNKHHSYICFSVVDTGIGIGPDKQELIFEAFRQADGTTSRKYGGTGLGLSICKELAQLLGGFIEIQSIEGKGSTFTFYLPIHEVESVIDLSPINKESAASFEQAIEEITGKEIHADTIKRSTGEPLEGRKIMVVDDDMRNIFALTSALEAEGLEVVFAENGREALHILADHPDIDLILMDIMMPEMDGYEAMQMIRHMPEFHSLPIIALTAKAMKHDRQKCIDAGASDYISKPVNLDQLFSLLRVWLYQ, from the coding sequence ATGAATCTTAAGATAAGATTATTTATGGGATTTGGGTTTATCATCATGCTGATGATCCTACTACTCGTTAGTATTGTCAGTATGATGAATAATCAAAATCGAAGTATGAATAAGCTCGTTACGGATCGATATGAAAAGATTCAGCTTGCCAATCAAATTCGCTTCGAAGTAGGTCAGATCGGAAGAGAAATCAACGGAGTTACGTTTTCTGCTGGTGAACACTTTAATAATGAAAATATTGAAGCTATCCAAGTTTCTCATCGTATGGTGACGGACACCTTACAGAAACTCAGCAATATCATTAATCTTCAACAAGGTAAAGAGCTATTAGGTAATTTGAATAAAGATTATCAGATTTACAATACTGCCGTTCAACAAATTATTATGCTTGACTTGGCACTACAGAATGAGGAGGCCATAGAGAAACAAGCCTTATTAGAAACTCACAGACAAAGCCTAGTATCCTCTATAGAAGCCTTGATTGATTTCCAAGAAGGTGTGATGGAAGAAACATTAGTGACTTCTATGCAAACGTATGAGAGAGCCATGAATATGGTCGTCATCGCTTCTGTTTTTGTTATTTTGTTTGGTATAGGTATGTCAATATGGGTAGTTCATACGGTAACTAACAGACTTGCACGTGTGAAAAACGTAATGAGGAGTGTCGTTTATGGTGCTGAGCAATTGCCGAGAGCTGAGGTCGTATCGAAGGACGAGATTGGCGAGATCGCCATTGCTTTTAACGAAATGGCAGCGGCGTTAGAAGAGCATGAAAGATTAGAGCGGACTTATAAGGAGAGTATTCAGGAACAAGGGTGGTTAAAATCGAAATTAGCTGAGCTTTCTATGCTAGCACAAGGGTTGAATGATCTAAAGGCCTTAGGTAGTCAATATATATCTGCCATGACTCCTATTCTTGGAGCAAGCTATGGTGTGATCTACCTTAGGGACAGAAGAGGGAATCAACTAACAAAATTAGCTACTTATGCAGGTAGGGGTAAGCAGGGTGAGAGCCTTGGATTGACATCTATTGGTATTGGTGAAGGTCTTGTGGATCAATCTGCATTGGAAAACAAAACGATTTTACTCGAGCGTGTTCCTGAGGATTATATCCAAGTGAGCTCAGGTCTAGGGGCATCCGCACCGGCAAGTGTTGTCATTGCACCGATTGCATTTGAGGGAGAAGTATTAGGTGTATTAGAGTTAGCATCTTTTGAGGAGTTTTCTCCGCTTCATCAAGCACTCTTAGAACAAGCAACAACACATCTTGGGGTGACCTTCGATCGAATTGCTAAACATATGCAAGTTCAAGAGTTATTAAAGGAAGCCCAGACTTTAAACGAAGAATTGCAAAGTCAATCAGAGGAATTACAACTCCAGCAAGAAGAGTTGCGTACGATGAATGAGGAATTAGAAGCTCAGTATAAAAATTCAGAAGAAAAAACAAACGAGTTAGAAGAAATCCAGATTGCTCTCGAAGAGAAGGCACGCCAAGTTGTACTTAGTTCGAAATATAAGTCAGAGTTCTTGGCTAACATGTCTCATGAGTTGCGGACGCCATTAAACAGTCTACTCATTCTAGCTCATATGTTATTGGAGAATAAAGAGAATAATCTTACGGTAAAACAACTGGAATATGCAGGAACCATTTATTCTTCTGGGAATGACCTACTGCAGCTTATCAATGATATCTTAGATCTTTCCAAAATTGAGTCGGGTAAAATGGATATCCACCAAGGTGAGGTAGATTTAGGCGAAGTCTTACGTTTTGCAGAGCGTCAGTTTTTGCCAATTGCTCGTCAGAAGGGAATAGAATATTCAATTAAGATGGAGCAGGAAGTTCCTAATATTATTCATACAGATGAACAGCGAGTCTGCCAAATTCTCAAGAATTTACTTTCTAACGCATTCAAGTTTACTGAACAAGGCAGCGTTACTTTATGGGTACGAAGTGAAGCCAAAAGCGGTAGGGATAATAAGCATCACAGTTATATTTGTTTTTCAGTCGTTGATACAGGAATTGGCATCGGTCCTGATAAGCAGGAGTTGATTTTTGAAGCTTTCCGCCAAGCGGATGGCACAACGAGTCGCAAATATGGCGGTACAGGATTAGGCTTATCGATTTGCAAAGAGTTAGCTCAATTATTAGGTGGTTTTATTGAGATACAGAGTATTGAGGGTAAAGGAAGCACCTTTACTTTTTATCTCCCTATTCATGAAGTGGAATCGGTTATTGACTTGTCTCCAATAAATAAAGAATCGGCGGCCAGCTTTGAACAAGCTATAGAAGAGATAACAGGTAAGGAAATTCATGCGGATACGATCAAGCGATCCACCGGTGAACCACTAGAAGGGCGTAAGATCATGGTTGTAGACGATGATATGCGTAATATATTCGCACTGACTAGTGCATTAGAGGCGGAAGGGCTGGAAGTAGTATTCGCCGAGAATGGGAGAGAGGCATTGCATATACTTGCAGACCATCCTGATATAGATCTCATTCTCATGGATATCATGATGCCTGAAATGGATGGTTATGAGGCCATGCAGATGATTCGTCATATGCCAGAGTTCCATTCATTGCCTATCATAGCGTTAACAGCGAAGGCCATGAAGCATGACCGACAGAAGTGTATTGATGCTGGGGCTTCAGACTATATTAGCAAGCCCGTAAATCTTGACCAGTTATTCTCCTTGTTGAGGGTCTGGTTATATCAATAG